In a single window of the Methylophaga frappieri genome:
- a CDS encoding efflux RND transporter permease subunit, with protein MRFTHFFVDRPIFATVVSVLIVLIGSIAYFTLPVAQYPEIAPPSISVTASYPGATAETAADTVATVLEQQINGVENMLYMKSENTADGVTSLNITFEQGTDLDTAQVLVQNRIAIAEPLLPEEVTRQGINVRKNSPDLMMVIHLLSPDGTRDNLYVSNFAKTQVVDRLARIDGVGEARIVAERAYAMRIWIDPERAQSFNLTANEVITALRQNNAQIAAGVINKQPLTETKGAFELSVETQGRLLNESEFSNIIVKRGENGRVVRLRDLARIELAAQDYNNIGYLDDNLALPVVIFQRPGSNALETAEALRAEMQDIAKQMPPGLEYQIIYDPTQFIAKSIEKIYHTIIEAILLVILVVMLFLQSWRASLIPIVAIPVSLIGTFAVMSALGVSLNNLSLFGLVLAIGIVVDDAIVVVENVERYIREGFSPNEAAHKTMDEVGTALIAIAIVLSAVFIPAAFITGISGAFYQQFALTIATATIISLIVSLTLSPAMAALLLKPHDPDAPPPRGLWGVLGRPVRAFGQGFNRSFDWLGEKYSQLTRRLLRVAALVLIVYLGLIVLTGFSFNKVPTGFIPQQDQGYLINVMQLPPGATLDRTDVAVRDAAERLRAVPGVAHAVQFVGLDGATFTNASNAAVIFTPLDPFEERIAAGLTIDDIQAASQQALSQVPGAMAFAIKPPPVRGMGNAGGWKLYIQDRTGLGAEQLESATQATIGAANQADALSAVFTFYNSATPRIYADVDRTRAEMLNVPVQNVIDTLEIYLGSRYVNDFNFLNRTFRVVAQADGIYRDEQDDIAKLRTRSESGAMVPIGSIATFEEITGPIRVPHYNLYPAIEVQGDTSAGFSSGEAIAAMEQILAETLPDGLGYEWTELALQEKLAGDTAFIAFGLAVVFVFLLLAALYESWLLPLAVILIVPMCLLAAISGVAFRGMDNNILVQIGFIVLIGLASKNAILIVEFAKQAEDRGMSRLDAAVDAARTRLRPILMTSMAFILGVVPLVLATGAGAEMRQALGTAVFSGMLGVTFFGLIFTPVFYVVCRWLAARRETKQTI; from the coding sequence ATGCGGTTTACCCATTTCTTTGTTGATCGTCCTATCTTTGCCACGGTGGTATCGGTACTCATTGTTCTGATTGGCAGTATTGCTTACTTTACGTTGCCTGTCGCCCAGTATCCGGAAATTGCGCCGCCCAGTATTTCGGTGACGGCAAGTTATCCCGGTGCTACGGCAGAAACGGCAGCAGATACCGTAGCGACGGTGCTGGAGCAGCAAATAAACGGCGTGGAAAACATGCTGTATATGAAGTCAGAAAATACGGCCGATGGGGTGACCTCGCTTAACATCACCTTTGAGCAAGGGACCGATTTGGATACGGCTCAGGTACTGGTGCAAAACCGGATTGCCATTGCAGAACCACTGCTACCGGAAGAGGTGACCCGGCAAGGTATCAATGTTCGTAAAAACTCGCCCGATCTGATGATGGTTATCCATTTATTGTCGCCAGATGGAACCCGGGACAATCTCTACGTCTCCAATTTTGCCAAGACACAAGTAGTCGATAGATTAGCTCGTATTGATGGGGTGGGCGAAGCACGTATTGTTGCTGAGCGGGCCTACGCCATGCGTATCTGGATTGATCCCGAGCGGGCGCAATCGTTTAATCTGACCGCCAATGAAGTGATCACGGCTTTAAGACAAAACAATGCCCAGATCGCTGCGGGGGTGATTAATAAGCAACCTTTGACTGAGACAAAAGGGGCTTTTGAGCTGAGTGTTGAAACTCAAGGACGCCTGCTCAACGAGAGTGAATTTAGCAATATCATTGTGAAAAGGGGTGAAAATGGTCGGGTCGTTCGCTTGCGTGATTTGGCGCGCATCGAACTTGCGGCTCAAGATTACAACAATATTGGTTACTTAGACGATAACCTCGCTTTGCCAGTTGTTATTTTCCAGCGACCGGGTTCGAATGCGTTAGAAACGGCAGAGGCATTGCGGGCTGAAATGCAGGATATTGCCAAGCAAATGCCGCCTGGTCTCGAATATCAGATCATTTACGATCCAACACAGTTTATTGCTAAATCTATCGAGAAGATTTATCACACCATTATCGAAGCCATTCTACTGGTTATTCTAGTTGTCATGCTGTTTTTACAAAGCTGGCGGGCTTCACTGATTCCAATCGTTGCGATTCCGGTATCGCTGATTGGTACTTTTGCCGTGATGTCCGCGCTGGGGGTATCACTCAATAATTTGTCATTATTCGGCCTGGTTCTCGCTATCGGTATTGTCGTTGATGATGCGATTGTTGTGGTGGAAAATGTTGAGCGGTACATTCGCGAGGGCTTCAGCCCGAATGAAGCGGCGCATAAGACAATGGATGAAGTCGGGACAGCACTGATTGCGATTGCAATCGTGCTATCTGCAGTATTTATACCGGCTGCCTTCATTACCGGCATCTCGGGCGCGTTTTATCAGCAATTTGCATTGACGATTGCGACCGCAACGATTATTTCACTCATTGTGTCATTGACACTGTCACCGGCAATGGCCGCTTTATTGCTAAAACCACATGATCCGGATGCGCCGCCACCTCGCGGTTTGTGGGGCGTTCTTGGCAGGCCTGTCCGTGCCTTCGGACAAGGCTTTAACCGTAGCTTTGATTGGTTGGGGGAAAAATATTCCCAACTGACACGACGTTTGTTGCGAGTGGCAGCGTTAGTCTTAATTGTCTATTTAGGCTTGATCGTCTTAACCGGTTTTAGTTTCAACAAAGTGCCCACCGGATTTATTCCACAACAAGATCAGGGTTACTTGATCAATGTTATGCAGCTGCCACCTGGGGCAACATTAGACCGAACTGACGTTGCAGTTCGAGACGCGGCAGAACGTTTACGCGCGGTGCCTGGTGTGGCGCATGCGGTGCAGTTTGTCGGCTTGGATGGGGCGACTTTCACCAATGCCTCGAATGCGGCCGTGATCTTCACGCCACTTGATCCATTCGAGGAACGAATCGCTGCGGGGCTGACAATTGATGATATTCAGGCTGCGTCACAACAAGCCTTATCGCAAGTACCGGGCGCCATGGCATTTGCTATCAAACCTCCGCCTGTCAGGGGGATGGGTAATGCCGGAGGCTGGAAGCTCTATATTCAGGATCGGACGGGTCTGGGCGCAGAACAGCTTGAATCAGCAACGCAGGCTACAATTGGCGCTGCCAATCAAGCGGATGCGCTCAGCGCTGTGTTCACATTCTACAATTCGGCGACACCGCGTATTTATGCCGATGTTGATCGAACACGGGCGGAGATGTTGAATGTGCCAGTTCAGAATGTCATTGATACGCTTGAGATTTATCTTGGCTCTCGTTATGTGAATGACTTTAATTTCTTGAATCGTACTTTCCGTGTGGTTGCTCAGGCAGATGGCATATATCGTGATGAGCAGGATGATATTGCCAAGCTGAGAACGCGCTCAGAATCCGGTGCAATGGTGCCGATTGGTTCGATAGCGACATTTGAAGAAATCACGGGGCCTATTCGTGTACCGCATTACAACCTCTATCCTGCAATTGAAGTTCAAGGTGATACCTCAGCGGGTTTCTCAAGTGGCGAGGCAATTGCAGCAATGGAACAAATTTTGGCGGAGACATTGCCGGATGGTTTGGGCTATGAATGGACCGAGTTGGCATTGCAGGAAAAACTGGCAGGTGATACGGCATTTATCGCATTCGGGTTGGCGGTTGTTTTTGTTTTCCTCCTATTGGCCGCACTTTATGAAAGCTGGTTATTGCCTTTGGCGGTCATTTTGATTGTGCCGATGTGTCTGTTAGCTGCCATCAGTGGTGTGGCATTCCGAGGGATGGACAATAATATTCTGGTTCAGATTGGTTTTATTGTACTAATTGGTCTTGCTTCGAAAAATGCGATTCTCATCGTCGAGTTTGCCAAGCAGGCAGAAGATCGTGGTATGAGTCGTCTGGATGCGGCTGTTGATGCGGCGAGAACAAGACTGCGGCCAATTTTGATGACTTCAATGGCCTTTATTCTGGGGGTTGTGCCTTTGGTTTTGGCCACCGGCGCCGGTGCGGAGATGCGTCAGGCCTTAGGGACGGCGGTATTTTCTGGAATGCTGGGCGTGACCTTTTTTGGCTTGATTTTTACACCCGTATTTTATGTAGTCTGCCGCTGGTTGGCGGCACGGCGGGAGACTAAGCAAACGATATAG
- a CDS encoding TIGR02449 family protein, producing the protein MDKSPVQQLEQQIEQLLRAGRRLREENLLLRSQQAAWLSERAQLIEKTDIAKSRIDKMVMRLKQLDEEL; encoded by the coding sequence ATGGATAAAAGCCCGGTACAACAATTGGAACAGCAGATTGAGCAGCTGCTGCGTGCGGGGCGCCGTCTGCGCGAAGAGAATTTATTACTGCGATCCCAACAAGCTGCTTGGCTCAGTGAGCGGGCGCAACTAATTGAAAAAACAGATATTGCCAAAAGCCGAATCGATAAAATGGTGATGCGTCTTAAACAGCTGGATGAAGAATTATGA
- the ubiH gene encoding 2-octaprenyl-6-methoxyphenyl hydroxylase, producing MTTVDFDLLIVGAGLVGSSLALALKDSQLRVGLIEASPIETNAQPNYDDRGIALSYSSVLIFQQLGLWSDLSAFATAIEQIHISDRGHFGVTRLRAVDANVPALGQVLTAKQLGQQLNTALSSQPRIKSFSPHTVKAVMPQTDYVAVTLEDGQVLHSRLLVAADGQNSTISSLLHLTSQQQHYHQTAITTNVTPQRAHQNRAFERFTDTGPLALLPLSENRCSLIWTVKTGEEQALLNLPDQVFLSRLQERFGFRLGYFQRTGQRHHYPLTLKQTSQTEPPRVILIGNAAQSLHPIAGQGFNLGLRDAAVLAEVVKKHTADCGHQRCLQDYRDWQQPERNRIVNYTDGLVRLFSNDQTLLGHGRAAGLAMLDCLPPLKNQLAQHFMGFCGRQSRLVRGQP from the coding sequence ATGACAACGGTTGATTTTGACTTATTGATTGTCGGGGCTGGCCTGGTTGGCAGCAGCTTAGCGTTAGCGTTAAAAGACAGCCAGCTCCGCGTCGGCTTGATTGAAGCCAGTCCAATCGAAACCAATGCGCAGCCTAATTATGATGACCGAGGCATTGCGCTTTCCTACAGCTCAGTGTTGATTTTTCAACAGCTCGGCTTATGGTCTGATTTATCTGCTTTTGCGACGGCTATCGAACAGATTCATATTTCAGATCGGGGACATTTTGGCGTGACCCGGCTGCGTGCTGTCGATGCCAATGTCCCCGCTCTGGGTCAGGTTTTGACAGCTAAGCAACTTGGCCAGCAACTTAATACTGCTCTATCAAGCCAGCCACGAATTAAATCGTTCTCACCACACACCGTTAAAGCTGTTATGCCACAGACGGATTACGTTGCCGTAACCTTAGAAGACGGGCAAGTATTGCACAGCCGACTGCTGGTCGCTGCTGATGGTCAAAATTCCACGATCAGCTCGTTACTGCACCTCACGTCACAACAACAGCATTATCACCAAACCGCTATTACCACGAATGTTACCCCGCAACGCGCGCATCAAAATCGTGCTTTTGAACGATTTACCGATACCGGCCCGCTGGCACTGCTTCCACTGTCTGAAAATCGTTGTAGCCTGATATGGACAGTGAAAACAGGTGAGGAACAGGCGCTGCTCAATTTGCCTGATCAGGTCTTTTTGTCGCGATTACAGGAACGTTTCGGATTTCGGTTGGGTTATTTTCAACGTACCGGGCAACGACATCACTATCCACTTACTTTAAAACAGACTTCGCAAACTGAGCCGCCGCGCGTTATTCTCATCGGCAATGCTGCCCAAAGCCTGCATCCCATCGCAGGTCAAGGCTTTAATTTGGGCTTACGAGATGCCGCCGTACTCGCGGAAGTTGTGAAGAAACATACCGCGGACTGCGGTCACCAACGTTGCTTACAAGATTATCGTGACTGGCAGCAACCTGAGCGCAACAGGATTGTGAACTACACTGACGGCCTGGTTCGTTTGTTCAGTAATGACCAAACCTTATTAGGGCACGGTCGTGCAGCAGGGTTAGCCATGTTGGATTGCCTACCACCACTCAAAAATCAACTTGCCCAACATTTTATGGGCTTTTGTGGTCGCCAAAGCCGTTTGGTTCGAGGACAACCCTGA
- a CDS encoding ATP-binding protein: MMGRLFWKFFFAFLLALLIAGLGVGTTMWLHQEQINQRLTDAPIQIGKLASIIVSDAADIGQYGGAQGLRQYLTDQQQNGVARVYAFDDNDQELLGRDLEDGQLDAVRQLYDKVPHLRSIRLLTPESDGSLLLFIPANVVAPLNDYPPHGPKPPKPLITLMIAGIFSGLFFSAFLAWWFTKPIRHLRGAFQAVAKGQLATRIGPAMGRRKDELAELGRHFDDMTAKLENLVSAQRNLLHDVSHELRSPLARVQAAIGLAEQRPEKTPEVMARLEKESERMDYLIGDLLNLSRLDSLAADKAEQALFELSPLLDELLDDARYEANLSQITITANILAPLWLYGKPVLILRALENVLRNAIKFTPENGAVLFQAEAIEKHVIIHIQDSGPGVKADELQHLFTPFFKGEQGREHQTSTGLGLTIAERAVKAHRGEIIAKHVDKGGLHIEIRLPNAKRPD, translated from the coding sequence ATTCTGGAAGTTTTTTTTCGCATTCTTGTTGGCCTTGCTGATTGCCGGCTTAGGTGTTGGCACAACCATGTGGCTACATCAGGAACAAATCAATCAGCGACTAACAGACGCGCCAATTCAGATAGGAAAACTCGCCAGTATTATCGTTTCCGATGCTGCAGACATAGGACAGTATGGGGGAGCTCAAGGGTTACGCCAATATTTGACTGATCAACAACAAAATGGTGTTGCCCGAGTCTATGCCTTCGATGACAATGATCAAGAACTGCTTGGTCGCGATCTTGAAGATGGCCAGTTAGATGCTGTCCGTCAACTTTACGATAAAGTACCCCATTTACGCTCTATTCGTCTGTTGACCCCTGAATCTGATGGCTCGTTATTACTGTTTATTCCAGCCAATGTTGTCGCTCCTTTAAATGACTACCCTCCTCATGGACCGAAACCGCCAAAGCCACTCATTACACTGATGATTGCTGGCATATTCAGTGGTCTTTTTTTCAGTGCCTTTTTAGCTTGGTGGTTTACTAAACCAATACGTCATTTACGTGGTGCTTTTCAAGCAGTGGCCAAAGGCCAACTCGCTACCCGAATTGGTCCAGCAATGGGACGTCGAAAAGACGAACTTGCCGAGCTTGGCCGACACTTTGATGACATGACCGCCAAACTGGAAAATCTAGTCTCCGCTCAACGCAACTTATTGCATGATGTCTCGCACGAATTACGTTCTCCACTTGCCAGAGTTCAAGCAGCGATTGGTCTGGCAGAGCAACGGCCGGAAAAAACTCCCGAAGTCATGGCCAGACTGGAAAAAGAATCCGAGCGAATGGATTACTTGATTGGCGATTTGCTGAACCTGTCTCGCCTCGACTCTTTGGCTGCAGATAAAGCTGAACAAGCACTATTTGAACTCTCGCCGTTACTGGACGAGTTGCTCGATGATGCGCGCTACGAAGCCAATCTGTCACAGATAACAATTACCGCCAATATCTTGGCACCACTCTGGCTTTATGGTAAGCCTGTTTTAATCTTGCGCGCGTTGGAAAACGTGCTGCGCAATGCGATCAAATTCACCCCTGAAAATGGCGCAGTTTTATTTCAGGCAGAAGCGATTGAAAAACACGTCATCATTCACATTCAGGATAGTGGCCCCGGCGTCAAAGCCGACGAATTGCAGCACCTGTTTACCCCCTTTTTCAAGGGCGAACAAGGTCGCGAACACCAAACAAGTACCGGACTTGGTCTAACCATTGCGGAACGGGCTGTTAAAGCACATCGTGGCGAAATTATCGCCAAACATGTCGATAAAGGCGGCTTGCATATCGAAATTCGCTTACCGAATGCAAAACGGCCAGACTAG
- a CDS encoding efflux RND transporter periplasmic adaptor subunit, whose translation MLKSRLLPTLCYLITSSFFLVSYAAAEQRPLPEVKVMTPKVEQIIERKEFTGRFEAIEDVALRARVSGYLDAVHFKDGQQVEKGDLLFEIDPRPFKAALARAEAELSRVQSQLKLAQLELERGERLLTQKAIAAEEVDTRRARYQEANANVAASQAAVQTAALDLQYTKIVAPVTGRISSRQIDVGNLVSTEGSATPLTTIVTTNPLHFVFDVSEAEYLQLARAAGGEAALNGQTEITAQLRLLDEQGWPREGLLNFVDNRIDEFTGTLRMRVKVENDEGLLRPGIFGRLRMPVSEPHEALLVPDRAVVSDQAAKILLVVNDEGIVEPRPIQPGSLQENSMRVIESGISAEDRVIVQGLMIARPGSEVNAVPFEEGNNGEQN comes from the coding sequence ATGCTGAAATCGCGTTTATTACCGACACTTTGTTACCTCATTACCAGCTCCTTTTTTCTGGTGTCTTATGCTGCCGCTGAGCAAAGACCATTGCCTGAGGTGAAGGTGATGACGCCGAAAGTAGAACAGATAATTGAACGCAAAGAGTTTACTGGCCGCTTTGAAGCTATTGAAGATGTTGCCTTGCGTGCGCGGGTTTCAGGCTATCTGGACGCCGTCCATTTTAAGGATGGTCAACAGGTTGAAAAAGGCGATTTGCTGTTCGAAATTGACCCAAGGCCTTTTAAAGCGGCACTGGCTCGGGCTGAAGCCGAGTTATCCCGGGTGCAGAGTCAATTAAAATTAGCGCAGCTGGAACTGGAGCGGGGCGAGCGTTTGTTGACACAAAAAGCTATCGCTGCTGAAGAGGTAGACACACGCCGAGCACGATATCAGGAAGCCAACGCCAATGTGGCTGCGAGTCAGGCTGCTGTTCAGACCGCCGCCCTTGATTTGCAGTACACCAAAATTGTGGCGCCTGTTACCGGTCGGATCTCCAGCCGGCAAATTGACGTGGGAAATTTAGTGAGTACTGAAGGAAGCGCCACGCCATTAACAACGATTGTCACAACCAATCCCTTGCATTTTGTCTTCGATGTCTCTGAAGCGGAATACTTGCAGCTTGCGCGTGCTGCCGGTGGGGAAGCCGCGCTGAATGGCCAAACAGAAATTACCGCCCAATTGCGCTTATTGGATGAACAAGGCTGGCCACGGGAAGGGCTACTTAATTTTGTTGATAATCGTATTGATGAATTTACCGGTACGCTGCGGATGCGCGTTAAGGTGGAAAATGATGAGGGCCTGCTGCGTCCCGGTATTTTTGGCCGATTGAGAATGCCGGTAAGTGAGCCACATGAGGCTTTGTTGGTGCCTGATCGTGCTGTTGTCTCCGATCAGGCTGCCAAAATTCTGTTAGTGGTGAATGACGAAGGTATTGTTGAACCACGCCCTATTCAACCAGGTTCATTACAAGAAAATAGTATGCGTGTTATTGAGTCAGGCATTTCTGCTGAAGATCGCGTGATTGTTCAGGGGCTGATGATAGCGCGCCCGGGAAGTGAAGTGAATGCGGTGCCATTTGAAGAGGGCAATAATGGGGAACAAAACTAA
- a CDS encoding UPF0149 family protein gives MSQLYFPSLSPKNMANDGPTTEAELQGALCGLLCMDPQASRYGWYHVLFEDYQPGAEEQQNLTLLFDETIQALNSLDFALDLSLPDDDSPLGSRVVAMADWCQGLLYGLAVAGLTDTTSLSKDCQEYVTDVIQISQINDVDLDESEHDESNFAELVEYLRMGLFLLFGELSPDENQDEQTEH, from the coding sequence ATGTCTCAATTATATTTTCCATCGCTGTCACCCAAAAATATGGCCAATGATGGCCCCACTACCGAAGCAGAACTTCAAGGCGCACTATGCGGGCTGTTATGTATGGATCCGCAGGCGAGTCGATACGGCTGGTATCACGTTTTATTTGAAGATTATCAGCCCGGAGCAGAAGAGCAACAAAATTTAACCTTACTGTTCGATGAAACCATCCAAGCCTTAAATAGCCTCGATTTTGCGCTTGACTTATCGCTGCCAGATGATGATTCACCACTCGGTTCACGTGTCGTAGCCATGGCAGACTGGTGTCAGGGTTTGTTGTACGGTTTGGCAGTTGCCGGACTGACAGACACAACTTCTTTATCAAAAGACTGTCAGGAATATGTGACCGATGTTATCCAGATAAGTCAGATTAATGATGTCGATCTGGATGAGTCCGAACATGATGAATCTAATTTTGCAGAATTAGTTGAATACTTGCGGATGGGGCTTTTTCTCTTATTTGGCGAACTCAGCCCTGACGAAAATCAAGATGAGCAAACAGAACACTAA
- a CDS encoding cell division protein ZapA yields MSTAVNVTILGKDYQVACPDEEKDALLASARMVHQNMEKIRASGKVVGVDRIAVMAALNIAHDLIVLQQDESQDLSSINEKLNQLTERVGAFLSEDRQLEL; encoded by the coding sequence ATGAGTACAGCGGTTAATGTGACCATTCTTGGTAAGGACTATCAAGTTGCTTGCCCCGATGAGGAAAAAGACGCGCTACTTGCTTCAGCGCGTATGGTGCACCAGAATATGGAAAAAATCCGTGCCAGTGGTAAAGTTGTTGGCGTTGATCGTATTGCCGTTATGGCCGCGTTAAATATTGCGCATGACTTGATTGTTTTGCAGCAGGATGAGTCGCAAGACTTGTCTTCGATCAACGAAAAGTTAAATCAGCTGACGGAACGTGTTGGTGCTTTTTTAAGTGAAGATCGACAGTTAGAACTCTGA
- the pepP gene encoding Xaa-Pro aminopeptidase yields MTRQEYARRRRRLMEMMGQDSIAVLPNALELTRNRDVHFPFRSDSHFHYLTGFDEPESVVVLVPGRPHGEFILFCRERHLEKEIWDGYRAGLEGAIQDFSADDAYPITDLDEILPGLMEDKEKVYYTMGSQPAFDQRMVNWLQHLRQASRGGKHSPTEIIELEHSLSELRLFKSSQEIKAMKTAADISVKAHIRAMQHTQPGKWEYEVEAELLHEFMRHGCRSPAYPSIVGGGENGCILHYIENNHKLNNNELLLIDAGAEYQFYAADITRTFPVSGKFTDAQRDLYQVVLDAQYAAIDAVKPGNHWNQPHEVAVKVLTEGLVSLGLLSGDVDALIESGAYREFYMHRTGHWLGMDVHDVGDYKVGDTWRLLEPGMVLTIEPGLYIRDQESVPEKYHFIGIRIEDDVLVTKTGHEVLSTGAPKEIADIEALMAAEH; encoded by the coding sequence ATGACTCGACAAGAATATGCTCGGCGCCGTCGCCGACTGATGGAGATGATGGGACAAGACAGTATTGCGGTGCTGCCTAACGCGCTTGAACTGACGCGTAATCGCGATGTGCACTTTCCGTTTCGAAGTGATAGTCACTTTCACTATTTGACCGGTTTTGACGAACCTGAGTCCGTAGTGGTGTTAGTGCCTGGTCGGCCGCATGGTGAATTTATTTTGTTTTGCCGCGAGCGCCATTTAGAAAAAGAAATCTGGGATGGCTATCGAGCAGGCCTGGAAGGCGCAATTCAAGATTTCTCGGCAGATGATGCCTATCCCATCACCGATTTGGATGAAATTTTGCCCGGTCTGATGGAAGACAAGGAAAAAGTGTATTACACCATGGGCAGTCAACCCGCTTTTGATCAGCGTATGGTCAATTGGCTGCAACATTTACGGCAGGCATCGCGCGGCGGCAAACATTCACCGACTGAAATTATTGAGCTGGAACATAGCCTGAGTGAGCTGCGATTATTCAAGAGCAGTCAAGAAATCAAGGCCATGAAAACGGCTGCTGACATATCAGTCAAAGCCCATATCCGGGCCATGCAACACACACAACCAGGTAAATGGGAATATGAAGTCGAAGCAGAGTTGCTGCATGAGTTTATGCGGCATGGCTGTCGCAGCCCAGCTTATCCTTCAATAGTGGGTGGCGGCGAAAATGGCTGCATTTTGCATTACATCGAAAACAACCACAAGCTGAACAATAACGAATTATTGTTAATTGATGCCGGTGCGGAATATCAATTTTATGCGGCAGACATTACTCGCACCTTTCCTGTAAGCGGTAAATTTACTGACGCACAACGTGATTTATATCAAGTTGTATTGGACGCCCAATACGCCGCGATTGATGCCGTCAAACCCGGTAATCATTGGAATCAGCCACATGAAGTAGCCGTTAAAGTACTGACTGAAGGTTTAGTCTCTCTTGGCTTATTATCGGGCGACGTTGATGCTTTAATTGAATCCGGCGCTTACCGTGAATTCTATATGCATCGTACCGGCCATTGGTTGGGTATGGATGTTCACGATGTGGGTGATTACAAAGTCGGTGACACCTGGCGTTTACTAGAACCCGGCATGGTGCTGACTATTGAACCTGGCTTGTATATTCGCGATCAGGAAAGCGTCCCCGAAAAGTATCATTTTATCGGTATTCGGATTGAAGATGATGTCCTGGTGACGAAAACCGGTCATGAAGTGCTATCTACAGGCGCACCAAAAGAAATCGCTGATATTGAAGCGTTAATGGCGGCTGAGCATTGA
- a CDS encoding MarR family winged helix-turn-helix transcriptional regulator — protein MSDKIAPIESIIERMKANLPADNLPAAATVKRLYWAREQLFSMSKQVMEKNTLSAGEYDALGSLRVQGSPFELTPSDICQNNMLSSGGLTKVLNNLEKRGLISRHACHEDQRSRKVRLTQAGQNLIESALSEVFADYETRLAKTLSASERQQLDNLLGKLNQPGNE, from the coding sequence GTGAGCGATAAAATAGCCCCAATCGAATCGATTATTGAGCGGATGAAGGCAAATCTGCCGGCCGATAATTTACCTGCCGCCGCCACCGTCAAACGCTTGTACTGGGCGCGTGAACAATTATTCAGTATGAGTAAACAGGTGATGGAAAAAAATACGCTTAGTGCGGGGGAATATGATGCGCTCGGCTCATTGCGGGTCCAAGGCAGTCCATTTGAGCTGACACCGTCGGATATTTGCCAAAACAATATGTTGAGCTCGGGCGGGCTGACCAAGGTACTCAATAATCTGGAAAAACGCGGCTTGATCTCACGCCATGCCTGCCATGAAGATCAGCGCAGTCGAAAAGTTCGCCTAACCCAAGCGGGCCAGAACTTGATTGAATCCGCTTTGTCGGAAGTGTTCGCTGATTATGAAACACGTTTGGCGAAAACATTGTCGGCGTCTGAGCGGCAACAATTAGATAACTTGCTGGGCAAACTTAATCAACCGGGTAACGAATAG